The Thiohalophilus sp. genome has a window encoding:
- a CDS encoding L,D-transpeptidase family protein has translation MMLRRGFLTGLLLGGTLLLPGAVQAEPTLLAHLAMRENPGAPLSLERQVGEALSHLDERLAVHPADHEASLLKGLIYFRSGNLEAALRELDALRQRAPNFQLAHMVYADLRMMKWRPVNDIGDARLFASLSREARDVLQDLQQEADYRLGVHLDRERHARIPRQILTLSDNVGHAIVVDKSRHRLFLFEQQGKAQPPRLVRDYYVSTGRKQGNKVVRGDLRTPEGVYFVTNWIPDEELPERYGIGAFPVNYPNELDRKQGKTGYGIWLHGTEREFYSRPPLDSEGCVVLSNYDLDAIKNEIKPGVTPVIITSRIDWVDEQTWRNERQEILQALQAWEQDWESLDTERYLSHYDKNFWTRSHDIQSWKRYKRQVAQSKTFQDVKLDDISLFSYPRVENQQGDLVVARMHQTYRSNNFNSEMQKRLYLTRRDGHWRIVYEGR, from the coding sequence ATGATGCTCCGTCGTGGCTTTTTAACCGGATTACTGCTTGGCGGCACTTTGCTGCTGCCGGGGGCCGTGCAGGCGGAACCGACCCTGCTCGCGCATCTGGCCATGCGCGAAAATCCGGGTGCGCCCCTGAGCCTGGAGCGGCAGGTGGGCGAGGCCCTCTCCCATCTCGATGAGCGACTGGCCGTCCATCCCGCCGATCATGAAGCCAGTCTGTTAAAAGGCCTGATCTATTTTCGCAGCGGCAATCTCGAGGCGGCACTGCGTGAGCTCGATGCCTTGCGCCAGCGGGCGCCCAATTTCCAGCTGGCGCACATGGTCTACGCCGATTTGCGCATGATGAAATGGCGCCCGGTTAACGACATCGGCGATGCCCGACTGTTTGCCAGTCTCAGTCGTGAGGCGCGCGACGTCCTGCAGGACCTGCAGCAGGAAGCGGATTACCGTCTGGGTGTCCATCTGGACAGGGAACGGCACGCCCGGATACCGCGCCAGATCCTGACCCTGAGCGATAACGTCGGGCATGCCATTGTGGTGGACAAGTCTCGCCACCGGTTATTCCTGTTCGAACAACAGGGCAAGGCACAACCGCCGCGCCTGGTCCGTGATTACTATGTCAGTACCGGACGCAAGCAGGGCAACAAGGTGGTGCGGGGCGATTTGCGTACCCCCGAAGGGGTTTACTTTGTCACCAACTGGATACCCGATGAAGAACTGCCCGAGCGCTATGGTATCGGTGCGTTTCCGGTCAATTACCCCAACGAACTGGATCGCAAACAGGGTAAAACCGGTTACGGGATCTGGCTGCACGGCACCGAGCGCGAATTCTACAGTCGTCCGCCGCTGGACAGTGAAGGCTGCGTGGTACTGTCCAATTACGATCTCGACGCGATCAAAAACGAGATCAAACCCGGCGTCACGCCGGTGATCATCACCTCGCGCATCGACTGGGTTGACGAGCAGACCTGGCGCAATGAACGTCAGGAGATACTGCAGGCCCTGCAGGCGTGGGAGCAGGACTGGGAAAGCCTGGATACCGAACGCTACCTGTCACATTATGACAAGAATTTCTGGACCCGCTCGCACGACATTCAAAGCTGGAAACGCTACAAACGCCAGGTCGCGCAGTCCAAGACCTTCCAGGACGTCAAACTCGATGACATCTCCCTGTTCAGCTATCCCCGGGTGGAGAACCAGCAGGGCGATCTGGTCGTGGCCCGCATGCACCAGACCTACCGCTCCAACAACTTCAACAGCGAAATGCAAAAACGCCTCTACCTCACCCGCCGCGACGGCCACTGGCGCATCGTCTACGAAGGCCGCTGA
- a CDS encoding YdcF family protein, producing MEILLIRLIESLLMPPGLMILMMLLGSLLIGRLFVTGKVLVIGGFALLIAASLPIVSSNLLALLEQPPPLNMAKLKEQRVQAIVILGGGRYADAPEFDGRDTVSKHTLERLRYGARLQRQSQLPVLVTGGNPYGRPVAEAELMRQTLEQAFNIPVKWVESASTNTWENARYSRIHLKRAGINRIALVTHAWHMPRSVSAFQQQGFDVIPAPTAYSTRARPLLLQFVPDASALEDSRKALHELLGRLWYAVRY from the coding sequence TTGGAAATTCTGCTTATTCGACTGATTGAATCCCTGCTGATGCCGCCGGGATTGATGATCCTGATGATGCTGCTCGGCTCGTTATTGATCGGGCGCTTGTTTGTCACCGGCAAGGTACTGGTCATCGGCGGCTTTGCGCTGTTGATCGCCGCCAGTCTGCCGATTGTCTCCAGCAATCTGCTTGCTCTGCTGGAACAGCCCCCGCCACTGAACATGGCAAAACTCAAGGAACAACGCGTCCAGGCCATTGTAATCCTCGGCGGCGGACGTTATGCCGACGCCCCCGAATTCGACGGCCGGGATACCGTGTCAAAACATACCCTCGAGCGGTTGCGTTACGGCGCCCGCCTGCAGCGCCAGAGCCAGCTGCCGGTACTGGTCACCGGCGGCAATCCTTACGGTCGCCCGGTCGCCGAAGCCGAACTGATGCGCCAGACCCTGGAGCAGGCCTTCAACATCCCGGTGAAATGGGTCGAAAGCGCCTCGACCAATACCTGGGAAAACGCCCGCTACAGCCGGATTCACCTCAAGCGCGCCGGCATCAACCGCATTGCCCTGGTAACCCACGCCTGGCACATGCCGCGCTCGGTCAGCGCCTTCCAACAACAGGGCTTCGACGTTATCCCCGCTCCCACCGCCTACAGCACCCGCGCCCGTCCCCTGCTGCTGCAATTCGTCCCCGACGCCAGCGCCCTGGAAGACAGCCGCAAAGCCCTGCACGAACTCCTCGGCCGCCTCTGGTATGCCGTGCGGTATTAG
- the lipA gene encoding lipoyl synthase — protein sequence MSQPSDPHSQDTPPRTANPLKGKSKTARIPIKVVPADKPLPKPRWIRARSPNSPEVARLKQLLRDHNLYTVCEEAACPNLGECFAHGTATFMIMGEVCTRRCPFCDVAHGRPDPLDEAEPHNLAVTIGAMQLRYVVITSVDRDDLRDGGGAHFARCIEAVRQQSPATGIEILVPDFRGRMEKALGELVGALPDVFNHNLETVPRLYKQARPGADYAWSLKLLQQFKQQHPGIPTKSGLMLGLGESLEEVQQVMQDLRKHECDMLTLGQYLQPGPHHLPVSRYVTPEEFKQLETLGYEMGFSNVASGPMVRSSYHADKQAAGEAIT from the coding sequence ATGAGTCAACCGTCCGATCCCCATTCACAGGACACACCGCCGCGCACCGCCAATCCGCTCAAGGGCAAATCCAAGACCGCTCGCATTCCGATCAAGGTGGTCCCGGCGGACAAACCGTTACCCAAACCACGCTGGATTCGTGCCCGCTCGCCCAACTCGCCGGAAGTGGCCCGACTGAAACAACTGCTGCGCGATCACAACCTGTATACGGTCTGCGAGGAAGCGGCCTGTCCGAATCTGGGCGAATGTTTTGCCCACGGCACCGCGACCTTCATGATCATGGGCGAGGTCTGCACCCGGCGCTGTCCGTTTTGCGATGTCGCCCATGGCCGCCCGGATCCGCTGGACGAAGCGGAACCGCATAATCTGGCGGTTACCATCGGCGCCATGCAATTGCGCTATGTGGTAATCACCTCCGTAGATCGCGATGATCTGCGCGACGGCGGTGGCGCCCATTTCGCCCGCTGCATTGAGGCGGTCAGGCAACAGAGTCCCGCAACCGGTATCGAGATCCTGGTGCCCGATTTTCGCGGCCGCATGGAAAAAGCGCTGGGCGAACTGGTCGGGGCCCTCCCCGATGTGTTCAATCACAATCTCGAGACCGTACCTCGCCTGTACAAACAGGCCCGTCCGGGGGCCGATTACGCCTGGTCACTGAAACTGCTGCAGCAATTCAAACAGCAACACCCCGGAATACCGACCAAATCGGGCTTGATGCTGGGACTGGGCGAAAGTCTTGAGGAAGTGCAACAGGTGATGCAGGATCTGCGCAAACATGAGTGCGACATGCTGACCCTGGGGCAATACCTGCAGCCGGGACCGCATCACCTGCCGGTCAGTCGCTATGTCACCCCGGAGGAGTTCAAACAACTGGAAACCCTCGGCTATGAAATGGGTTTCAGTAATGTCGCCAGCGGACCCATGGTGCGCTCTTCCTACCATGCGGATAAACAGGCCGCCGGCGAAGCGATCACCTGA
- the lipB gene encoding lipoyl(octanoyl) transferase LipB, producing the protein MSQPSSDKRLRIRLRGLCDYEPIWHEMQAFTQQRQPDTPDELWLLQHPPVFTLGRNAKPEHLLDPGDIPVIPIDRGGQVTYHGPGQLMVYILADLKRLGMGIREFVSALEQSVIDLLAEYQIAARGRRDAPGVYVQDAKIAALGLRVKQGCTYHGLALNIDMDLSPFSRINPCGYAGMAVTQMRDLGVTDSLETIRDRFVGHLLTNLGYNGREQPPE; encoded by the coding sequence GTGAGTCAACCGTCATCCGACAAGCGCCTGCGGATCCGCCTGCGGGGATTGTGTGACTATGAACCGATCTGGCACGAGATGCAGGCCTTCACGCAGCAGCGCCAGCCCGATACGCCGGATGAACTGTGGCTGCTGCAACACCCGCCGGTCTTCACCCTGGGACGCAATGCCAAACCCGAACACCTGCTCGATCCCGGCGATATTCCGGTGATCCCCATCGATCGCGGCGGCCAGGTCACATACCACGGACCGGGGCAGCTGATGGTGTATATCCTGGCGGATCTGAAACGACTGGGAATGGGGATTCGCGAGTTTGTCAGCGCACTGGAACAGTCCGTCATCGATCTGCTTGCCGAGTATCAAATCGCCGCGCGCGGACGGCGCGATGCGCCCGGTGTCTATGTACAAGACGCCAAGATTGCCGCGCTGGGCCTGCGGGTCAAACAGGGTTGCACGTATCATGGCCTGGCCCTCAACATCGACATGGATCTGTCACCGTTCTCCCGCATCAACCCTTGCGGCTACGCGGGCATGGCCGTGACCCAGATGCGCGATCTGGGTGTCACCGACAGCCTGGAGACGATCCGCGATCGATTCGTTGGGCATTTACTTACCAATCTGGGCTACAATGGCCGGGAACAGCCGCCGGAATAA
- a CDS encoding DUF493 domain-containing protein encodes MSEEETFLEFPCEFPIKVMGRSDVDLQSMVMELVSKHAPDLSEQDITRRDSRQGNYVSLTVTVTATSKAQLDRIYLELNAHDAVLMTL; translated from the coding sequence ATGAGTGAGGAAGAAACATTTCTCGAATTTCCCTGCGAGTTTCCCATCAAGGTCATGGGCCGCAGTGACGTGGATCTGCAATCGATGGTCATGGAACTGGTGAGCAAACACGCGCCGGACCTGAGCGAGCAGGACATCACCCGCCGTGACAGCCGCCAGGGGAATTATGTCTCCCTGACCGTCACGGTGACCGCCACCAGCAAGGCCCAACTGGATCGCATTTATCTGGAGCTCAACGCCCACGATGCGGTGCTGATGACCCTCTAG
- a CDS encoding D-amino acid aminotransferase has product MSESICYLNGNYLPLDEACVPVLDRGFIFGDGVYEVIPVYAGKPFRLDHHLQRLDNSLNGVYLSNPLDNATWTQILQQIIERNGDGDQSLYLQVTRGVAKRDHGFPATAQPTVFVMSNPFKPVDSELLEEGVAAITLEDIRWQYCHIKSIALLPNILLRQQALDADAAEAILLKGDRVTEGAASNVFIVLDGILLTPPKGECLLPGITRDLVVELAEQHGVPCEQRDITREELLRAGEVWVTSSTREILPVTRLDGHPVGDGRPGPVWQKLYAIYQDYKDELRRSV; this is encoded by the coding sequence ATGTCCGAATCTATCTGCTATTTGAACGGTAACTACCTGCCGCTGGATGAAGCCTGCGTTCCGGTACTGGATCGCGGCTTCATTTTCGGCGACGGGGTTTATGAAGTCATACCCGTCTATGCCGGCAAACCCTTTCGTCTGGACCATCATCTGCAACGACTCGATAACAGCCTCAACGGGGTGTATCTTTCCAATCCGCTCGATAACGCAACCTGGACGCAGATCCTGCAACAGATCATCGAGCGTAATGGCGACGGTGACCAGTCCCTGTACCTGCAGGTCACCCGCGGCGTGGCCAAACGCGATCACGGTTTTCCGGCCACCGCGCAACCCACCGTGTTTGTCATGAGTAATCCGTTCAAACCGGTGGACAGCGAACTGCTGGAAGAAGGCGTCGCCGCCATCACTCTGGAAGATATCCGCTGGCAATACTGCCATATCAAAAGCATTGCCCTGCTGCCCAATATTCTGTTGCGCCAGCAGGCCCTGGACGCCGACGCCGCCGAGGCGATTCTGCTCAAGGGCGACAGGGTCACTGAGGGCGCCGCCAGTAACGTGTTTATCGTACTCGATGGCATCTTGCTGACGCCCCCCAAGGGCGAGTGCCTGCTGCCGGGCATTACCCGTGATCTGGTCGTGGAGCTGGCCGAGCAGCACGGCGTCCCCTGCGAGCAACGGGATATCACTCGCGAGGAACTGTTGCGGGCCGGGGAAGTCTGGGTCACCAGTTCCACCCGGGAGATCCTGCCGGTAACCCGGCTCGACGGGCATCCGGTCGGCGACGGGCGGCCCGGCCCGGTATGGCAAAAGCTGTACGCCATCTACCAGGACTACAAGGACGAGCTGCGCCGCTCAGTCTGA
- a CDS encoding D-alanyl-D-alanine carboxypeptidase family protein, protein MRFVIPAIALLAAVLSPALNAAPDLVPAPPQLPATSWLLIDHDSGRVLVEHEPDARVEPASITKTMTSYVAFHALRNGSINLDDMVRISKNARYKHTDGSRMFVEYNSQVSVEDLLRGVIVQSGNDASIALAEHIAGSEESFVTLMNRHAQALGMDNTHFTNSTGWPDENHYTTTEDLATLSRALINDFPKKYAMFAEKHFTHNEIKQSNRNSLLWLDDRVDGIKTGHTESAGYCLVSSAVNEDMRLIAVVMGADSDNQRDNASRKLLNYGFRFYETFQLHDANEPLTEMRIWKGEQDVVPLGLETPLFVTIPRGQRDDVKANMKVDSMIMAPAKKGQEYGTVNVMLGEEALASKPLVALRDVNEGSIWRKLVDNIKLMFK, encoded by the coding sequence ATGCGCTTTGTCATTCCCGCCATCGCCCTGCTGGCCGCAGTGCTCAGCCCCGCTCTGAACGCCGCCCCGGATCTGGTACCCGCGCCACCACAGTTGCCGGCGACCTCCTGGCTGCTGATTGATCATGACAGTGGCCGGGTGCTGGTCGAACATGAGCCCGATGCCCGGGTCGAGCCGGCCAGTATCACCAAAACCATGACCAGTTATGTGGCGTTTCATGCCCTGCGCAATGGCAGCATTAATCTGGATGACATGGTTCGCATCAGCAAGAACGCCCGCTACAAGCATACTGACGGTTCGCGCATGTTCGTCGAGTACAACTCGCAGGTCAGTGTGGAAGACCTGCTACGCGGGGTCATCGTCCAGTCCGGCAATGATGCCAGTATCGCCCTGGCGGAACACATTGCCGGCAGTGAAGAGAGCTTTGTGACCCTGATGAACCGCCATGCGCAGGCCCTGGGTATGGACAATACTCACTTCACCAACAGCACCGGCTGGCCGGATGAAAATCATTACACGACCACCGAGGATCTGGCCACGCTGTCGCGTGCATTGATCAACGATTTCCCAAAAAAATACGCCATGTTCGCCGAGAAACATTTTACACATAACGAGATCAAGCAATCCAACCGCAACAGTCTGTTGTGGCTGGACGACCGGGTTGACGGCATCAAGACCGGCCATACCGAATCGGCCGGCTATTGCCTGGTCTCCTCGGCCGTCAATGAGGATATGCGCCTGATTGCCGTGGTAATGGGTGCCGACAGCGACAACCAGCGCGACAATGCCAGCCGTAAACTGCTTAATTACGGTTTTCGTTTCTACGAAACGTTCCAGTTACACGATGCCAACGAACCGTTAACCGAAATGCGTATCTGGAAAGGCGAGCAGGATGTGGTACCGCTGGGACTGGAGACGCCACTGTTTGTCACTATCCCGCGAGGTCAACGTGATGACGTCAAAGCCAATATGAAAGTAGACTCCATGATCATGGCGCCGGCGAAGAAAGGCCAGGAATACGGTACCGTCAATGTCATGCTTGGCGAGGAAGCGCTGGCAAGCAAACCGCTGGTGGCACTGCGCGATGTCAACGAAGGCAGCATCTGGCGCAAGCTGGTGGATAACATCAAGCTCATGTTCAAATAA
- a CDS encoding septal ring lytic transglycosylase RlpA family protein, whose protein sequence is MKHAVLIVCAALLAACAGGSNSRYAMQHDSAPDDDFDASRIPDAVPRVEPRSRYGNPDSYVVRGRRYHVKTSSQGYVERGHASWYGKKFHGHRTSSGETYDMYAMTAAHKTLPLPTYAEVTNLDNGRKIIVKINDRGPFHPGRIIDLSYAAAKKLGMTGKGTAPVQVRAIDPRQPARPVQVKRPGASSRYIAARMGRQLPKQPTDTDPPAPASPSASSDIFIQVGAFSSRDNAEQLRTRLDRQFNNLSVAAAFHDDTRLYRVRIGPLASREQADRLIERIILNGLGQPRLIID, encoded by the coding sequence GTGAAACACGCCGTTCTCATCGTCTGCGCCGCCTTGCTGGCCGCCTGTGCCGGCGGCAGCAACTCGCGCTATGCCATGCAGCATGACAGTGCGCCGGACGATGATTTCGATGCCTCACGCATTCCCGATGCCGTCCCGCGAGTAGAACCTCGCAGCCGTTATGGCAATCCCGACTCCTATGTGGTCAGGGGTCGACGTTATCATGTCAAAACCAGCAGCCAGGGTTATGTCGAACGCGGCCATGCTTCCTGGTATGGCAAAAAATTCCACGGCCATCGCACCTCCAGTGGCGAGACCTACGACATGTATGCCATGACCGCGGCCCACAAAACCCTGCCGCTGCCGACCTACGCCGAGGTCACCAATCTGGATAATGGCAGGAAGATCATTGTCAAAATCAACGATCGCGGCCCGTTTCATCCGGGGCGCATCATCGATCTCTCCTATGCCGCAGCCAAAAAACTGGGCATGACCGGCAAGGGCACCGCCCCGGTACAGGTCAGGGCGATCGATCCCCGCCAGCCGGCTCGTCCGGTGCAGGTCAAACGCCCGGGCGCGTCCTCGCGCTATATCGCCGCCCGCATGGGCCGCCAGCTGCCGAAACAACCGACCGATACCGACCCGCCCGCCCCTGCCAGCCCGTCCGCGAGCAGCGACATCTTTATCCAGGTCGGCGCTTTCTCCAGCCGCGATAACGCCGAGCAGTTACGCACCCGGCTTGACCGGCAATTCAACAATCTGAGTGTGGCCGCGGCGTTTCATGACGATACCCGACTCTACCGGGTGCGGATCGGACCTCTGGCCAGCCGCGAACAGGCCGACCGCTTGATCGAGCGGATTATTCTCAACGGCCTGGGCCAGCCCCGCCTGATCATCGACTGA
- the mltB gene encoding lytic murein transglycosylase B: protein MKIVRFTLLSLGLFLSTASPAQDFSNNEQLQTFIQEMNQKHNFETDRLRQIFNNTRLHQSILDAISRPAESKPWHEYRPIFVTHDRTSGGVRFWREHRDALQRAEEKFGVPPQIITAIIGVETRYGRHAGRYPVLDALATLAFAYPPRSSFFRKELEQYLLMTREEDLDPLEQKGSYAGAMGMPQFISSSFRRYAIDFDGDGKRDLWGNPDDVIGSVANYFHKHRWKPGQPVAHKVRVHGKKYRQLLDNDLRASHTQQELLDNGVILPRNIPRDLKGNLLELDTGNGPEYWVTWHNFYVISRYNHSALYSMAVYQLSELIVAARNN from the coding sequence ATGAAAATCGTTCGTTTTACCCTGTTATCACTGGGCCTTTTCCTGAGTACCGCCTCCCCCGCGCAGGATTTTTCCAACAATGAGCAGCTGCAGACATTCATCCAGGAGATGAATCAGAAGCACAACTTCGAGACTGACCGGCTGCGTCAGATATTTAATAATACCCGGCTGCATCAAAGTATTCTCGACGCGATTTCCCGGCCGGCGGAAAGCAAGCCCTGGCATGAATACCGCCCCATATTCGTCACCCACGATCGCACCAGCGGCGGGGTACGCTTCTGGCGCGAACATCGTGACGCCCTGCAACGGGCGGAAGAAAAATTCGGGGTGCCGCCGCAAATCATCACGGCCATCATCGGTGTCGAAACCCGCTATGGCAGGCATGCCGGTCGTTATCCCGTGCTCGACGCCCTGGCCACGCTGGCCTTCGCCTACCCGCCGCGCAGCAGTTTCTTTCGCAAGGAACTGGAACAATACCTGTTGATGACCCGCGAAGAAGATCTGGATCCGCTGGAACAAAAAGGCTCCTACGCCGGTGCCATGGGAATGCCGCAGTTTATCTCCAGCAGTTTCCGCCGCTATGCCATCGACTTTGACGGTGACGGCAAACGGGATCTGTGGGGTAACCCGGACGATGTCATCGGCAGTGTCGCCAATTATTTTCACAAGCATCGCTGGAAGCCGGGTCAACCGGTAGCCCACAAGGTCAGGGTGCATGGCAAAAAATACCGCCAGCTACTCGACAACGACTTGCGAGCCAGTCATACCCAGCAGGAATTGCTGGACAACGGGGTCATTCTGCCCCGGAATATTCCGCGCGATCTCAAGGGTAACCTGCTTGAACTGGATACCGGCAACGGCCCGGAATACTGGGTTACCTGGCATAACTTTTATGTGATCAGCCGCTATAATCATAGTGCGCTGTATTCCATGGCGGTGTACCAGCTCAGCGAACTGATCGTCGCCGCCCGTAATAACTAG
- the rodA gene encoding rod shape-determining protein RodA, with the protein MSLTDSHQLANENRISAGRQLLQRLHLDLPLLIALLVLAVIGGFVLYSASDRGTDMLIRHALRLLIGFVIMVGIAQLQPDTIRHWSPWLYALGLILLLAVLAFGQSGGGAQRWLDFGLFRFQPSEIMKLAVPMMLAWYLCITAIPPSPKRLLVALLLLIIPTLLIARQPDLGTALLIASAGFFVLFLAGLRWSFIVGALVALTASTPLVWNTLLRDYQRQRVLTFLNPELEPLGSGYHIIQSTIAIGSGGIHGKGWLNGTQAHLDFLPERSTDFIFAVYSEEFGLLGVLLLLFFYAVLIARGLMIATQAQDTYSRLLAGSITLTFFIYVLVNIGMVSGLMPVVGVPLPLISYGGTSIVTLMAGFGILMSIQTHRRLIST; encoded by the coding sequence ATGAGCCTGACTGACAGCCATCAGCTCGCCAACGAAAACCGGATCAGTGCCGGTCGCCAGCTGTTGCAGCGTCTGCATCTGGACCTGCCACTATTGATCGCCTTGCTGGTGCTGGCAGTCATCGGCGGCTTCGTTCTTTACAGTGCCTCCGATCGCGGAACGGATATGCTGATACGCCATGCCCTGCGTCTGCTGATCGGTTTTGTCATTATGGTGGGCATTGCACAGCTGCAACCGGACACCATTCGCCACTGGTCGCCGTGGTTATACGCCCTCGGCCTGATATTGCTGCTGGCCGTCCTTGCCTTTGGCCAGAGTGGCGGCGGCGCCCAACGCTGGCTGGACTTCGGCCTGTTCCGCTTTCAGCCCTCGGAGATCATGAAACTGGCCGTGCCGATGATGCTCGCCTGGTATCTGTGCATTACAGCGATCCCGCCATCACCAAAGCGTTTGCTGGTGGCATTACTGCTGCTGATCATCCCCACGTTGTTGATCGCCCGTCAGCCCGATCTGGGCACGGCCCTGTTGATTGCCAGTGCCGGTTTTTTCGTGCTGTTTCTTGCCGGACTGCGCTGGAGTTTCATCGTCGGCGCCCTCGTTGCCCTGACCGCCAGTACGCCGTTGGTCTGGAACACCCTGCTGCGCGATTATCAACGTCAACGGGTTCTGACCTTCCTGAATCCGGAGCTCGAGCCGCTGGGTTCGGGCTACCACATCATTCAATCCACCATTGCCATCGGCTCGGGCGGGATCCATGGCAAGGGCTGGCTCAATGGCACACAGGCGCATCTGGATTTTCTACCGGAGCGATCCACTGACTTTATTTTCGCGGTCTACAGCGAGGAGTTCGGTCTGCTGGGTGTTCTGCTGCTGCTGTTTTTCTATGCCGTGCTGATTGCCCGTGGCCTGATGATCGCCACCCAGGCCCAGGACACCTACAGTCGCCTGCTGGCCGGCAGCATCACCCTGACATTCTTTATTTATGTCCTGGTCAATATCGGCATGGTCTCCGGGCTGATGCCGGTCGTCGGCGTTCCCCTGCCATTAATTAGCTATGGCGGCACATCGATAGTGACCCTGATGGCCGGTTTCGGTATTCTTATGTCCATCCAGACGCATCGGCGTCTTATATCAACCTGA